GTCGGCGGGGGCGGCCAGCACCGTCGCCCCTCCCGGGATCGGCTCGACGAGCGCGACCTGACCGATGTCGTGCAGCAGCGCTGCGTACTCGAGGTCGAGCAGCTCGCGCTCGGAGACGCCGAGCTCACGCCCGAGGGCCGTCGCCAGGGCGGCGACCCGCTCGGAGTGGCCCGCCGGGGTGTAGCCCGCCGCGTCGGTGAGACGCGAGAGCGTACGGATGCTCTGCAGGTACGTCGCGCGGATGCCGGCGTAGCGGCGGAAGGCGAAGAGTGTGAAGACCAGCGGGGCGAGGAAGAGCGGCAGCGCCGCCACCCCGACCGGCACGGCGGCGAGGGCGACGAGCACGCCGGTGACGACGACCGCCGACGACAGCGGCGCCGACGAGACGACCTCGTCGATGAAGGTGCGGCGCAGGTTGGTCGCCGACGACGTGCTGTGCATGAGGGTGGTGAAGACGACGTCGGCGAGCAGGGCGATGAGCGAGATGCCGAGCATGAGCAGAGCACGCAGCGCCGGGTCGAAGTGGTCACCGTGACCGGCCGCGGCCACGACCGAGGAGGGGTCGAGGTGCACCTGTCGGTACAGCACCGTGGCGACGCCCGCCGCGAGCAGCCGCCCGGCCACCTCGACGATGCTCACCGTGCGGCCCGTCGCACACCGCAGCACCTGCCCCGCCACCGTGCCCACCCCGATCACGGCGAGGACGAGGGCCGGGGAGAGCGGCAACCGGTCGCCGTCAGGCAGGTCGAGCATGAACGC
This is a stretch of genomic DNA from Terracoccus luteus. It encodes these proteins:
- a CDS encoding HD domain-containing phosphohydrolase, with protein sequence MSLLDRLAARPADVPRRRTSSREVLILVVTVVGIAAAIVSALSGTRPPGIDTMGTLVVYVTFALAIVLGELYAISAPGLRATAPIATSSAFALAFMLDLPDGDRLPLSPALVLAVIGVGTVAGQVLRCATGRTVSIVEVAGRLLAAGVATVLYRQVHLDPSSVVAAAGHGDHFDPALRALLMLGISLIALLADVVFTTLMHSTSSATNLRRTFIDEVVSSAPLSSAVVVTGVLVALAAVPVGVAALPLFLAPLVFTLFAFRRYAGIRATYLQSIRTLSRLTDAAGYTPAGHSERVAALATALGRELGVSERELLDLEYAALLHDIGQVALVEPIPGGATVLAAPADQRRIENDTVDIVRETGVLDDVADILAHQTTPYRQVRELGERIPLTSRIVKVANAYEDLSAGARGPRARDSALERIYLGLGYEYDPAVVDALQRALAQRDDREGRADAPRTPSGRLVTGRAFTGRLAAARRREATERDR